In a genomic window of Zingiber officinale cultivar Zhangliang chromosome 9B, Zo_v1.1, whole genome shotgun sequence:
- the LOC122022319 gene encoding microtubule-associated protein 70-1-like produces MSGRYDDSGERIYVGSVGANAPPQSAAVLTASASFKGEGRAASALRRRASMKPNLDVEEFINLLHGSDPVKVELNRLENELRDKDRELSEALAEIKALRLSERAREKAVEELTDELIKMDEKLKLTESLLENRNLEIKKINDEKRSALAAQFAAEATLRRVHAAEKDDDMPPIEAILAPLEAELKLARQEIAKLQDDNRALDRLTKSKEAALLEAERTVQIALAKAAMVDDLQNKNQELMKQIEICQEENKIMDKMHRQKVAEVEKLGQTVRELEEAVLAGGAAANAVRDYQRKVQEMSEEMKTLDRELSRAKVSANRVAVVVANDWKDASDKVMPVKQWLEERRFMQGEMQQLRDKLSIAERTARSEAQLKEKFQLRLKVLEEGLRMPGSGIIRACVEGKSVGNGPLRRQSLGGAENNSKSINGFLSKRPSFQMRSSVSSTMVLKHAKGASKSFDGGTRTLVPKVIGNGTGVSLNRSSDVTSDNLLPNRWKETPSEKTCEFPIVESEDCVSGLLYDMLQKEVVTLRKACHEKDQSLQDKDDAIEMLAKKVDTLTKAMEVEAKKMRREVSAMEKEVAAMRVEKEQDSKSKRLSASGSKGPSTSSQMLPGRTGPRSGLIRNR; encoded by the exons ATGTCAGGTCGGTACGACGACTCTGGGGAGAGGATCTATGTGGGCAGCGTCGGGGCTAATGCTCCGCCGCAGTCGGCGGCGGTTCTGACGGCGTCCGCCTCATTCAAGGGTGAAGGGAGGGCGGCGTCTGCTTTGAGGCGAAGGGCCTCAATGAAGCCTAACTTGGACGTGGAGGAGTTCATTAATCTTCTCCATGGCTCAGATCCGGTGAAGGTCGAACTCAATAGGCTCGAGAACGAATTGAGAG ACAAAGATCGAGAATTGTCTGAAGCACTGGCAGAGATCAAAGCTCTAAGGTTGTCTGAACGTGCTAGAGAGAAGGCAGTGGAAGAG CTAACAGATGAATTGATCAAGATGGATGAAAAGCTCAAGCTAACTGAATCACTTCTAGAAAACAGA AATCTTGAAATTAAGAAGATAAATGATGAAAAGAGATCAGCCTTGGCCGCCCAGTTTGCAGCTGAGGCAACACTTAGAAGGGTCCATGCAGCTGAAAAAGATGATGATATGCCTCCTATTGAAGCTATTCTTGCACCCCTTGAGGCAGAGTTGAAGTTAGCACGGCAGGAG ATTGCAAAGTTACAGGATGACAACAGGGCATTAGATCGACTCACCAAATCAAAGGAAGCTGCATTATTGGAAGCAGAAAGGACTGTACAAATTGCTTTAGCAAAAGCTGCCATGGTAGATGACCTGCAAAACAAGAATCAAGAGTTAATGAAACAGATTGAGATTTGTCAG GAGGAGAACAAGATCATGGATAAAATGCATCGACAGAAGGTTGCAGAGGTTGAAAAGCTTGGCCAAACAGTGCGAGAACTAGAGGAGGCTGTTCTTGCTGGTGGTGCAGCGGCAAATGCTGTTAGAGATTACCAACGGAAAGTTCAGGAAATGAGT GAAGAGATGAAAACACTTGACCGAGAACTCTCTCGAGCCAAGGTTTCAGCTAACAGGGTTGCTGTGGTAGTGGCAAATGACTGGAAAGATGCTAGTGACAAAGTAATGCCTGTTAAACAATGGCTTGAGGAACGTAGATTCATGCAG GGTGAAATGCAGCAACTTCGGGATAAGCTTTCTATAGCAGAAAGGACTGCAAGATCTGAAGCTCAATTGAAA GAGAAGTTCCAATTGAGGCTTAAGGTTCTGGAAGAGGGATTGAGAATGCCAGGTAGTGGTATAATCCGTGCTTGTGTAGAGGGAAAGAGTGTAGGTAATGGTCCTTTACGTCGCCAGTCCCTTGGTGGAGCTGAGAATAATTCTAAGAGCATTAATGGCTTCCTATCTAAGAGACCATCTTTTCAGATGAGATCTTCTGTTTCTAGTACCATGGTATTGAAACATGCTAAAGGGGCATCAAAGTCATTTGATGGTGGGACAAGAACATTGGTTCCTAAAGTCATTGGGAATGGTACAGGTGTGTCACTAAATAGATCTTCTGATGTAACCAGTGATAATCTCTTACCTAATAGGTGGAAGGAAACCCCATCTGAGAAAACCTGTGAGTTTCCTATTGTTGAGTCAGAAGATTGTGTCTCTGGACTATTGTATGACATGTTGCAGAAGGAGGTAGTTACATTAAGAAAGGCATGCCACGAGAAGGACCAAAGCTTACAGGACAAGGATGATGCAATTGAG ATGCTGGCCAAGAAAGTTGATACGCTGACTAAAGCAATGGAAGTGGAGGCAAAAAAGATGAGAAGGGAAGTTTCTGCAATGGAGAAAGAGGTGGCTGCTATGCGGGTGGAgaaagaacaagatagcaagtcAAAACGACTCAGTGCTAGTGGTTCCAAGGGTCCATCTACTAGCTCTCAAATGCTGCCTGGAAG GACTGGTCCACGAAGTGGATTGATTCGCAACCGTTGA